GAGGGTCTCGAAGGTCGCTTCCGCCTCGGCGGCAACACTGTAGCTAATGAAACCTCCGGCGCCCTGGCGTTGCGCGGCGGCATTGGCCAGATCGTCTTGCAAGTAGATGCCTCTGTGCGGGACCAGGACGACTACGATATCCCCGGCTTTGCTATCACCCTCGATGACTTCGAGGAAGAGCAAGAGCGCGGCACCGTCGCCAACAGTGCTCTGGAGTCCCACGCCTTCGGCGGTGGACTGAGCTGGATTGGTGAGCGGGCCTACTTTGGCGTCAATGTGAGCACCTTCAACACTACCTATGGGGTGCAGACCATTGAGGAGGAGGAAGGCGAAGAAGGTGAAGAGGGCGAGGAAGAGGAGGAGGAAGAAGGCATCAGCATCGACCTCGAGCAGACCCGCATCGACTTCAAGGGCGAGATTGAGCCGGCTGACGGGTTCATCAGCAAGGTCGAACTGCGCGGCGCCTACAACGACTACGATCACGTGGAGCTCGAGGGCGACGAGATCGGCACAACTTTCGCCAATGAGGCCTTCGAGGGGCGGGTTGACATCGCCCATCAGCCGATCGGCAACTGGGTAGGCTCCTTCGGCGTGCAGCTCGATTTACGCGAGTTCTCCGCCGTCGGTGCGGAGGCCTTCGTGCCCCCCGTCGAGACCACTAACGTGGGCGTTTACCTGGTGGAAGAGCTCGACGTCAATGATTGGTTCTTCTCTATCGGCGGTCGCTTCGAGACCCAAGATCAGGAACCCGTCGCCGGCGGCAGCGTCGATGATACGGCCTTCAGCGCCTCAGTCTCGGCCATCCGCACGATTGCTGAGGATCACCGCATCGGCCTGACCCTGAGCCGTTCCCAGCGTTTGCCCAGCGCCGAAGAGCTGTTCTCCGACGGTCCTCACCTGGCCACCAGCACCTTCGAGATCGGTGATCCCGACCTCGATGTAGAGACTTCCAACCACGTGGAACTGTCTTGGCGCTACGGTGGGGAGCGTATCGGCTTCGCCGCCACGGCCTACCTGACGGATTTCGAGGACTTCATTTTCCTTCGCGAGCGGGGCGACACGGAGGACGGCCTGCCGGTCTTCGTGTGGACTCAAGCGGATGCCGAATTCGTGGGCTTCGAAGCGGAGTTCACAGCGACGCTTGCCGAGTTCTCTCAGGGCGGTGACTTTGACTTGTCGTTGTTCGCTGATGCGGTGTCGGGTGAGCTGTCGGGCGGTGAAGACCTGCCGCGCATTTCCCCCGCGCGGGTGGGCGGACGCCTCGAGTATCATGATCGTCGCCTGACCACGGGTCTGGATATAGCGCACATCTTCGATCAGGACAACGTCGCCCCGTTCGAAACGCAGACCGATGGCTACACGATGCTGAATGCAGACGTTAGTCTCGTCCTCTCCGAGGATGGGCTGGTGCCGGTTGAAGTGTTCGTGCGTGCCACGAACCTTCTCGATGAGGAAGCTCGTCGCCACACGTCCTTCATCAAAGACCTGGCCCCGCTGCCAGGGCGCAACTACTCGATCGGCCTGCGCGGACGCTTCTGAGCGAGTCGGGCTGCCCTAACGTTGGCGGCGGGCCTGCTCCGCCGCCAACAGGGCATCGTATTCAGCCAGGGCGAAGCGGTCGGTCATGCCAGCGACGTAGTCGGCGACAGCTCGGGCGGCCAGGGCTTCGCGGTCTTCCGGTGCCGGCGTTTGGCGGATGCGCGTCACGGGTAGGTTGGGCGGTACACCCCCCGTGATGTCGGCGTAGGCCGCGTCGCGGTAGTGTTCGAAGAGGCGCCGGATCACCCGTTGTGCCTGGTCCGTCATCTCGCGCACGCGCGGATGTTGGTACAGGTTCGCCATCAGGTACTGCTTTAGGGTTAGCACACGAGGTCGCATCGTGTCGCTGAAGCTGATCAGCGGGATCTTCAGCGCACGCACATCCTCAAGGCTGCGCGGGTTCGCGTCGGCCAGCCGCTCGCGACTCGTATCTACCAGGTCGTTGACCAGAGCACCGATCATCCTCCGAATTACCTCGTAGATCATGCGCCGATCGGAGAGCTCGGCGTGCTCCGCGCGTACTTCACGGACAAAGCGGCCGACGAGGTCTACTTCCTGCGCAAGGGTGTCGACATCGAGGAGGCCCGCGCGAATGCCATCGTCCACGTCGTGGTTGTTGTAGGCGATCTCGTCCGCGATGTTGGCGAGCTGTGCCTCCAGGCTAGGCTGGTGGCCAGTGAGGAAGCGCTGACCGAGTTCGCCAAGGGTGCGAGCTACATCGGGCGCGCAGTGCTTGAGCACTCCTTCGCGGGTTTCGTAGCACAGGTTCAGGCCGTCAAAGAGGGCGTAGCGCTGTTCGAGAGTGTCCACCACACGCAGGGATTGGAGGTTGTG
This DNA window, taken from Pseudomonadota bacterium, encodes the following:
- a CDS encoding TonB-dependent receptor, whose protein sequence is MQQIHSLPRTPRRRPYATCLSAAVGAALILTHAAAMAQDEDDEDRPIDEVEVVATLLDNTIDEIAQGVTVLQGDDLERLMSNTIGEVLALTPGVTSSDFGAGASRPVIRGLGGARVRVQEDGISTLDVSTISVDHAVALEPLLMDRVEVLRGPATLAYGSGAVGGIVNTITMRLPDEVPEGLEGRFRLGGNTVANETSGALALRGGIGQIVLQVDASVRDQDDYDIPGFAITLDDFEEEQERGTVANSALESHAFGGGLSWIGERAYFGVNVSTFNTTYGVQTIEEEEGEEGEEGEEEEEEEGISIDLEQTRIDFKGEIEPADGFISKVELRGAYNDYDHVELEGDEIGTTFANEAFEGRVDIAHQPIGNWVGSFGVQLDLREFSAVGAEAFVPPVETTNVGVYLVEELDVNDWFFSIGGRFETQDQEPVAGGSVDDTAFSASVSAIRTIAEDHRIGLTLSRSQRLPSAEELFSDGPHLATSTFEIGDPDLDVETSNHVELSWRYGGERIGFAATAYLTDFEDFIFLRERGDTEDGLPVFVWTQADAEFVGFEAEFTATLAEFSQGGDFDLSLFADAVSGELSGGEDLPRISPARVGGRLEYHDRRLTTGLDIAHIFDQDNVAPFETQTDGYTMLNADVSLVLSEDGLVPVEVFVRATNLLDEEARRHTSFIKDLAPLPGRNYSIGLRGRF
- a CDS encoding deoxyguanosinetriphosphate triphosphohydrolase, translating into MSAHTSAPYATSTEHSRGRRFDEPPPRLRSEFQRDRDRIIHSVAFRRLVYKTQVFVNHEGDLYRTRLTHSLEVAQIGRSVARTLSLNEDLTEAICLAHDLGHTPFGHAGQDALNDCMRPFGGFEHNLQSLRVVDTLEQRYALFDGLNLCYETREGVLKHCAPDVARTLGELGQRFLTGHQPSLEAQLANIADEIAYNNHDVDDGIRAGLLDVDTLAQEVDLVGRFVREVRAEHAELSDRRMIYEVIRRMIGALVNDLVDTSRERLADANPRSLEDVRALKIPLISFSDTMRPRVLTLKQYLMANLYQHPRVREMTDQAQRVIRRLFEHYRDAAYADITGGVPPNLPVTRIRQTPAPEDREALAARAVADYVAGMTDRFALAEYDALLAAEQARRQR